CTGGCGGAGCAGTATAGCCGCAAGGGCGTCGAGTGTGTATCGATCCGGACCAAAGCCGGCGACACGCGGTTGCTCGCGTTGCATTCGGTGACGCTGGGCAAGGACCGTAAGAACCGCAAGTTGACCCTTACGATGGCATCGGACATCTCAGGCCACGCCGGCCAGTATGGTGTGGGTCTGGTGTCGCACGGCGCGGACGACGCATCGCGGGCAAAATCGGCCTTCCTCGCCAATGTGAGCCATGAGATTCGCACGCCGCTGACGTCGATGATCGGCTTTGCGGAGCATCTGGCGAGCAAGCTGAGCGGGCAAGACATGCAGTTCGCGAGGTACATCACGGACAGTGGTTACCGGTTGCTGGAGACGCTGAACGCGATCCTTCGCATGGCCTCGCATGAAGGGGATACGCCGGCCGAACTATCCATCGAACTGATCGACATCACCCTGGAGTGCCAGGGTCTGCTACAGTTATTTAAACCGCAGGCGGATCAGTACGACATCCCCTTGAAAATGGTCATCAAGGAGCCCGTAAAGGCCTACCTGGACCGGGCGGCGTTCCGGCGCATCGTGGGTAATGTGATCGGCAACGCGATCAAGTTCACCCGGCGGGGCGAAGTGACGATCACGGTCAGCAGCGAGGCCGGCATGGTGAGTGTCGAAGTAGACGACACCGGCATCGGCATCAGCGATTCGTTTAAGCCCTTCATTTTCGATCGGTTTACCCAGGAGACCAAAGGCGAGGGGCGGTCGTACGCCGGCTGCGGCCTCGGCCTGGCCGTGGCAAAACTGCTTTCCGAGCAAATGGGAGGAACGATTACCGTCGAAAGTCAACTCGGCGAGGGCTCCCGCTTCACGGTACGGCTTCCGATTGGAAGCAGCCACAGCGGGAAAGCCGTTTTTGGCGAGCGGTCATCGGCCTCCAGTGCCGTCAAAAAACGGGTGTTGGTTATCGAGGATGATCTCGACACCCAGGAGTTGATGATGTTGCTGCTCCGTGATCGGTATGAGGTGATCGTGACGTCGAATGCTACCGAAGCGCTCCAGAAAGCCCAGCAGGATGATTATGAGGCTATTCTGATGGACCTCAACCTGGGGGGCTCGCGCTCGGGGTTTGAGCTCCTGGCGGATGTGCGGCGCGTGGACGGGTATCAGAGTGTGCCGGTGCTCGCTGTGTCCGCCTTGCCGATCGACGTGATCCGCAAGCAGCTCATTAAAAGCGGCTTTAACGGCTATATCGCCAAGCCGTTTACCCGCGCGCGCATCTATGATGCATTGGAAAGTGTGATGGGCAAAGAAGCCTGACGTCTCAGCCGAGGTTTATCTTGTCTGCCGCGTTTTTTTCCAGTTTGTTACGGCGATGGACATAGATCATGGTGGTTTCGACACTGGCATGGCCGGCGTGCTCCTGCGCTTCCTGGAGCGTGGCGCCGTTTTCCAGCGCGATGGAAATGCCCGAGTGCCGGAGGGTGTGGGCGCCGATCTTGTCGGCGATCTGAGACGGGAAGCCGGCCTTTTTGGCTGTTTGCTTGATGATGCGATAGATGGCGTCCGCCGTCAAACGCTCGCCTTTGCTACGGTTCGAAAAGCTCCGCCATAACGGCCCACTTAGTACGCCATAGTGCTGTTTATAGTCCTCGATTTCCTTGACGATGTGGGCGGGGACCTTTTTCCATTTACCGCCGCTCTTCGAATCCGGGATATCGAGTATCCAATGCGCGCCTACGGGCCGGAGGTGTTCCACGTTCATGTTCGACGCCTCGGATCGACGCACGACCGTATGGATCATGACGAGGATGAGCGCGCGGTCCCGCACAGCGGCCGCGCCGGCGAGGGCCGTCGCTGCGATGAGTCGTTTCGCTTCGGCTTCAGAGAGAAAAACCGGCACGGCATCCCGGTTGTGTTTTGCTACGCTGCGCAGCGTGTGTTTGTTAAACGGGTTGCCCTGGATCACCTGTACGGCGATGCAGAAGTCGAAGAACGACCGGATGGACGCGATCTTGCGGGCGATGGTGCTGGGTTTTAGTTCGCGCTCGACTTCCAGGATTCGCAGGTACTCGTTGGCGTGCAGGAACGTGACGACCGCCACATGATCCGCATTCACAAACGTCGCCGGACCGACGGATGGTTCTTCGAGATCGTCGTCAGCCGACGGATTGGCCGGCTGTGCAACCCAGCCGAAAAACTGTCCGATGTCGTTCCGATAGCTGGCTTCCGTGTTTTGTTTGCTGTGTTTGTGCAGGAATGCGGCAAGCAAATTGGTCCCGGCATCCGCCATGGCGGCGAATACGGACGCCGCGTCGAAGGCGCCGGCTTTTACTAGGGATGCGTTTGGACGCGAATTGGAGGACGAATCTGTACCCACGGTAAACCCCTTAAGACAAGATCTATAGACTCTTTAGGCCCGATAAGTTTTATTATCGGGATTAAAGAGTATAAGGAGTGGTGGGACTTGGTGCAAGCCTGCAAGATCGCTTTTTGACTCAGGCCCGGTCGCGCATGGCCAGCATCACGGCTTCACGCAGCTCTTTTCGGATGAACGGCTTCTGGAGTATCGTGGGCGATGCCGCCGGCGAGGGTGCCGATCGTTTTGAGTTCTGCGCCTGTCGAAGTTGGGCTTCCAGCCAATCGGCCGCGGATCGTTTGCCGCGCGTGATGTCTTCGTAGGTCCCGATTGACCCGGACATGCCGGCCCGCCGAATCGTACACGAGCATGGCGCCGACGGCTCGTTCGAAGATGGCCTCAGCCGTCAAAACCAGGGTAGCGGCCAACTCGATGCGCTCAGAAACGCGTACGGAGGCGTTGCGTGTGGGCCATCGTCACGCGGCGATGGACGACCGGGCTCCGGTCGCTGCTAAAGCGAGGTGCGGGCGGTACGGGCTTCCTTTCCGGCCCGTTCGGAGGAGGTGGCGGTGGATTGGAGGACGAGCCGGAATCGCGATTCCATACGAAGTGCCAGAGGACGATCCCGACGACAATCGGTCCGAACGCGATGACTACACTCAGAAGTTGAAATACCCAATCCATTGCGATCATAGCTCGTCAGATTTCGGCTGAAGTTGGAGCCTCCGGCCCGAGCCCGCGGACGGGATGGGGCTCCTTATAGGTACATCGGCGCTCTTATTTAGATCTTTAAACAATGAGTACAGAAGCGAGAAACGGTGTACTATCGGGTGTCCTTCGTATTTGATGCCGTAAAAGTTCTACTCCCTTGGATTTCGATGTCATCGTTATAGGCGCCGGCCACAACGCCCTGATCGCGGGCGCTTACCTGGCGCAGGCCGGCTACCGGATCGGTGTTTTTGAGCGGCGTCACGTGGTCGGGGGCGCCGTCGTGACCGAGGAACGCGTTCCCGGATATCAGTTCGACCTCGGGGGCAGCGCCCATATTCTCATCCGGCTCACCCCGATTATCGAGGAACTGGGGCTGGAGAAATTCGGGCTCGAGTACATCGACCTGGATCCTCTGTTCGTCGCCCCGTTCGAAGACGGCGATGCGTTGTTCATCTACCGCAGCGTCGAAAAGACCGTGGCGCACATCGAATCCCGGTTTCCGGGCGAAGGGGCGGCATATCAGCGCTTTTACGACGATTGGATTGATTTCGCTCGCGCCGTCCGGGATGCTTTTCTGAGCGTTCCGGGTCCCTACGAACTCGGGAAGACGATGATCTTCCGGAAGTCGAAGCTTAACTGGAAGCGTGCGCTCGAATCCATCATGCGGCCGTACGGCGAAGTGATCGCGCAGTATTTCAAGGAGGAAAAAGTGCGGGCCCCGCTCCTCTGGATGGCGGCACAATCCGGCCCCCCTCCTACCGAGCCCCTGTCCGGTCCTTTCTTGTTGTGGCACCCGCTCTACCACGAAAGCGGTGTTGCGCGGCCGCGGGGCGGTTCAGGCATGCTGACCCAGGCGTTACGGCGCCACATAGAGTCGCATGGCGGCAGCGTGTTTACCGGCTCGCCGGTCGATTCAATCGTCATGGAAAGAACACGCGCTGTCGGCATACGGGTTGGCGACAAAAACTATACCGCTCGCGCCGTATTGTCCGGGACGCACATTAATGAAACGCTTAACCGGCTTTTGCCGGCCGACGTGCGTCCGCCCGAGGCCGCGAGTCTCCGCATGGGTAACGGGTTCGGAGCGATAGTGAGACTCGCCCTCGACCGTCCGGTCCGTTACGCCGCGTCTCCCGGCATCGAAGCCCGAACAGGACTCCAACTACTATGTGAGTCGCAACATCAGATCAACGCTGCGTACGGAGATTACCTTCGCGGCGAACCTTCGCGTGTCCCCCCCATCGTGGCGATGACGTTTAGCGCCGTGGACGACTCGCTCGCGCCGCCGGGGTGTGAGGTGCTCTGGCTGTGGGGACAGTATTATCCGTACGCGCTGGCCGGCGGGAAGTCCTGGGATGATATCGGCGATTCCGTCGCGCAAACGCTGATTGACCGGTTCGAGGTCTATGCGCCGGGTACCCGCGCGAGTATCGTTGATTACCTGTTTCAGCACCCCCTTTGGCTGGAACGCGAGTTGGGATTATTTCGGGGAAACGTGATGCACCTGGAGATGAGTATCGATCAAATGTTCATGTTTCGGCCCTCGTTATCGATGTCCGGCTACCGCGGTCCGGTAAAGGGGCTATATCTGACGGGGGCGTCGACCCATCCGGGCGGAGGCATCATGGGGGCTTCGGGCCGAAATGCCGCGCGGGTGCTGATCCGGGACCTCGAGCGCAGGAAAGTATAAACCGGGCTTAGGCCTGGCCCTTGGTCATCGGCGGCGGCATATTCAGGGCGAGGGCGTCGCGATAGAACTGCATGAGGCGCTCCTCGATAAGCTCCTGCTTCTGCAGCATTTCGGCATAGACGTCCTCCTGCTCGCGGGATTCGAGCCGGGCTATGATATGGGACTGGCTCTCGTAGATTGTTTCCAGCATCGCCTGGTTCTTGAGCAACATGAGCAGTAATGCAGTCGAGTCGATATCCATACATTCTTAGGATATAGCGTGGACGGAGCAGGATTTCCTGACGTTTTCGTAGTCCAAGATCGTTGATGCAACGGCTGGTAGAAAACGCCGGCCGCACTGTTTTTTGTGAATTAACCATCGGGCAGCGTTTTTCGGCCTCAATACAGCGCTTGAGCCGCTTTCCCCAGTTCTCGTTTATCATGACCTACCTCGGTTTCCACTGTGTCTTTATCCTCCCGCCTCTGGCGATCCTTCTGCTCATGGCGTGGCGTCGCGGCGTGTTGGCCGGCGCATGGCGGGCCATCGCCCTCACCATGGTGATCGCGCTGGTCTATACCACACCCTGGGACAATTACCTGGTGTACCGGTCGATCTGGTGGTACGGCGCCGATCGGGTGGTAGGCACAATCGGGTACGTCCCGATCGAGGAATACCTATTTTTCCTCCTCCAGCCCTGGCTTGCCGGCCTTGTTTATGCCCTTTTTTTTGCGGGGCGCACTGGGCGGGGGTCGTCGCGGAGTGGAGCGATTGTCGCCGTCGTGTTTGTTGTACTGAGCCTCTGGGGCGCGTACTTGCTGATCGCCGGGGGGGATCGAATGACGTATCTGGGGTTGATTCTGGCCTGGGCGTGCCCGGTGATCGCCGGCATGTGGTTGTTCGCTGGCCCGTTTTTCGGGCCCAGGCTGGGCCTCATGGCGGCTGCGACTCTCATACCCTCCGTCTACCTGTGGGCGGCGGATCGGCTGGCGATCGGGCTCGAGATCTGGACCATCGCCGCGGAGTATTCGACGGGCTATATGCTGTTGGGGCTGCCTATCGAGGAGGCAACTTTTTTTCTGTTGACTGATTTACTCGTCGTCAGCGGCGTCAGCCTGTTCATGCATGGCGACTCGATCGCTGCCGCGCGACGCCGGCTTGAGCCGGCCGCGCTTGCTCCCCCGAGAAGCCCCCACCAGCGTTCGTAGAAGATAGCGTTTACTCCTATGTTTGGATCGCCCGCCATTCCAGAAATGACTGTCCGTGAGTTAAA
Above is a genomic segment from Rhodothermales bacterium containing:
- a CDS encoding NAD(P)/FAD-dependent oxidoreductase, whose product is MDFDVIVIGAGHNALIAGAYLAQAGYRIGVFERRHVVGGAVVTEERVPGYQFDLGGSAHILIRLTPIIEELGLEKFGLEYIDLDPLFVAPFEDGDALFIYRSVEKTVAHIESRFPGEGAAYQRFYDDWIDFARAVRDAFLSVPGPYELGKTMIFRKSKLNWKRALESIMRPYGEVIAQYFKEEKVRAPLLWMAAQSGPPPTEPLSGPFLLWHPLYHESGVARPRGGSGMLTQALRRHIESHGGSVFTGSPVDSIVMERTRAVGIRVGDKNYTARAVLSGTHINETLNRLLPADVRPPEAASLRMGNGFGAIVRLALDRPVRYAASPGIEARTGLQLLCESQHQINAAYGDYLRGEPSRVPPIVAMTFSAVDDSLAPPGCEVLWLWGQYYPYALAGGKSWDDIGDSVAQTLIDRFEVYAPGTRASIVDYLFQHPLWLERELGLFRGNVMHLEMSIDQMFMFRPSLSMSGYRGPVKGLYLTGASTHPGGGIMGASGRNAARVLIRDLERRKV
- a CDS encoding lycopene cyclase domain-containing protein; translation: MSRFPQFSFIMTYLGFHCVFILPPLAILLLMAWRRGVLAGAWRAIALTMVIALVYTTPWDNYLVYRSIWWYGADRVVGTIGYVPIEEYLFFLLQPWLAGLVYALFFAGRTGRGSSRSGAIVAVVFVVLSLWGAYLLIAGGDRMTYLGLILAWACPVIAGMWLFAGPFFGPRLGLMAAATLIPSVYLWAADRLAIGLEIWTIAAEYSTGYMLLGLPIEEATFFLLTDLLVVSGVSLFMHGDSIAAARRRLEPAALAPPRSPHQRS
- a CDS encoding tyrosine-type recombinase/integrase, with amino-acid sequence MGTDSSSNSRPNASLVKAGAFDAASVFAAMADAGTNLLAAFLHKHSKQNTEASYRNDIGQFFGWVAQPANPSADDDLEEPSVGPATFVNADHVAVVTFLHANEYLRILEVERELKPSTIARKIASIRSFFDFCIAVQVIQGNPFNKHTLRSVAKHNRDAVPVFLSEAEAKRLIAATALAGAAAVRDRALILVMIHTVVRRSEASNMNVEHLRPVGAHWILDIPDSKSGGKWKKVPAHIVKEIEDYKQHYGVLSGPLWRSFSNRSKGERLTADAIYRIIKQTAKKAGFPSQIADKIGAHTLRHSGISIALENGATLQEAQEHAGHASVETTMIYVHRRNKLEKNAADKINLG